In the genome of Porphyrobacter sp. ULC335, one region contains:
- a CDS encoding FAD-dependent oxidoreductase, producing the protein MKKLAILAVLAALVGAYFAFDLGQYLTLEGIKALSADLAAFQQRNAIAVIAGFFVAYVVVTGASLPGAAIMTLAAGALFGLVGGTIIVSFASTLGATLAFLSSRYVLRDSIEARFGERLKAINAGVERDGAFYLFTLRMIPAFPFFVVNLVMGLTRIRTLTYAWVSQIGMLLGTIVYVNAGTQLAQIDSLSGIATPGVLGSFVLLGIVPWLAKGIIGALQRRKVYAGFVRPKKFDRNLVVIGAGSAGLVSALIGATVKAKVTLVEAHEMGGDCLNTGCVPSKAIIKSAKVAAMMRHADRFGLTPCEPEVPFKAVIARVMGAIKTIEPHDSVERYTGLGVDVVKGYAKIIDPWTVEIARNDGGTQRLTTRSIIIASGAEPVVPPIQGIEDSGYLTSETMWNAFAAMDTAPARVAVLGGGPIGCELSQALARLGSKVTQVEMADSLLGREDADVSALAREVLEADGVRVLTGHKAVRIEGGTLIAEHGGTEVQVPFDALIVAIGRKARLTGFGLEDIGVDTAKTVVTDEFLATKFPNIFAAGDVAGPYQFTHTASHQAWYASVNALFGTFRKFKADYHVIPAVTFLDPEVARVGLNEREAAEQGIAVEVTRYDLDDLDRAIAESETKGFVKVLTPAGGKDKVLGATIVGAHAGELLAEYVLAMKHGIGLNKILGTIHAYPTMVEANKFAAGNWKKAHKPEALLKWVERYHAWRRG; encoded by the coding sequence GTGAAAAAGCTTGCCATTCTCGCCGTGCTGGCCGCGCTCGTCGGTGCCTATTTTGCTTTCGACCTCGGACAATATCTGACGCTTGAAGGCATCAAGGCGCTATCCGCCGATCTGGCTGCTTTCCAGCAGCGCAATGCGATTGCTGTAATCGCCGGGTTTTTTGTCGCCTATGTGGTGGTGACCGGCGCTTCGCTGCCGGGTGCGGCGATCATGACGCTGGCGGCAGGCGCCTTGTTCGGTTTGGTGGGCGGCACCATTATCGTATCCTTCGCCTCGACATTGGGCGCGACGCTGGCCTTCCTCTCCTCGCGCTACGTGCTGCGGGATTCGATTGAGGCGCGCTTTGGCGAGCGGCTGAAGGCGATCAATGCCGGGGTTGAGCGGGACGGGGCATTCTACCTGTTCACCTTGCGGATGATCCCGGCCTTTCCCTTTTTCGTGGTCAATCTGGTGATGGGCCTGACCCGCATCCGCACGCTGACCTATGCCTGGGTGAGCCAGATCGGCATGCTGCTGGGCACGATCGTCTATGTGAACGCGGGCACGCAGCTCGCGCAGATCGACAGCCTGTCCGGGATTGCCACGCCGGGGGTGCTGGGGAGCTTTGTGCTGCTGGGCATCGTGCCATGGCTGGCCAAGGGCATCATCGGCGCGCTTCAGCGCCGGAAAGTTTACGCGGGGTTTGTTCGTCCCAAAAAATTCGACCGCAATCTGGTGGTGATCGGCGCGGGCTCGGCGGGTCTCGTCTCGGCGCTGATCGGGGCAACGGTGAAGGCCAAGGTGACACTGGTCGAGGCGCACGAAATGGGCGGCGATTGCCTCAACACGGGCTGCGTGCCCTCGAAAGCGATCATCAAGAGCGCCAAGGTCGCCGCGATGATGCGCCATGCCGACCGCTTTGGCCTGACGCCTTGTGAACCCGAGGTGCCGTTCAAGGCGGTGATCGCCCGCGTCATGGGCGCGATCAAGACGATCGAGCCGCATGACAGCGTGGAACGCTACACCGGCCTCGGCGTCGATGTGGTCAAGGGCTATGCGAAGATCATCGACCCCTGGACGGTCGAGATCGCGCGGAACGACGGTGGCACGCAGCGGCTGACTACGCGCAGCATCATCATTGCCAGCGGGGCGGAACCGGTGGTGCCGCCGATCCAGGGGATCGAAGACTCCGGCTACCTCACCAGCGAGACGATGTGGAACGCCTTTGCCGCAATGGACACAGCCCCGGCGCGGGTGGCGGTGCTGGGCGGCGGGCCGATCGGGTGCGAGTTGAGTCAGGCACTTGCACGGCTCGGCTCGAAAGTGACTCAAGTCGAGATGGCGGACTCACTGCTCGGGCGCGAGGATGCCGACGTTTCGGCACTCGCCCGCGAGGTGCTGGAGGCAGACGGCGTGCGCGTGCTGACCGGGCACAAGGCGGTGCGGATCGAAGGCGGCACGCTGATCGCCGAACATGGCGGAACCGAGGTGCAGGTGCCCTTCGACGCGCTGATCGTCGCCATCGGGCGCAAGGCGCGGCTGACCGGCTTCGGGCTGGAGGATATCGGCGTCGACACCGCCAAGACGGTCGTCACCGACGAATTCCTCGCCACGAAGTTCCCCAATATCTTTGCCGCAGGCGACGTCGCGGGGCCATACCAGTTCACCCACACCGCCAGCCATCAGGCGTGGTATGCGAGCGTCAACGCGCTGTTCGGCACCTTCCGCAAGTTCAAGGCCGATTACCACGTGATCCCCGCCGTCACCTTCCTCGATCCCGAAGTCGCGCGCGTCGGCCTCAACGAGCGCGAGGCGGCGGAGCAGGGCATCGCGGTGGAGGTGACTCGCTATGACCTCGACGATCTCGACCGCGCGATTGCCGAGAGCGAGACCAAGGGCTTCGTCAAGGTGCTCACCCCGGCGGGCGGCAAGGACAAGGTTCTGGGCGCGACCATCGTCGGCGCGCATGCGGGCGAATTGCTGGCCGAATATGTGCTGGCGATGAAGCACGGGATCGGGCTCAACAAGATCCTCGGGACGATCCACGCCTATCCGACGATGGTGGAAGCCAACAAGTTTGCGGCCGGCAATTGGAAGAAGGCACACAAGCCGGAAGCCCTGCTCAAGTGGGTCGAGCGTTACCACGCATGGCGGCGGGGCTGA
- a CDS encoding FAD-dependent oxidoreductase: MSGQTAINGDKPPAAVVLVGGGHAHVAVLADWIAGGIPAGARAVLLTPERHLRYSGMVPGWLAGQHGRDDGLVDLAALTVRAGVELVLDRCTALDPEAREVRTASGRAIAFDIASFDTGGAARGAALLGDDPRLIDIRPIGAFVDHTAALPTLGRVVVAGGGAGGVELAFGLRNRAGASPPPEVLLVTGDEGVLPGFADSVRRKVTRALARQGIAVIAASARFEGGAITAGGQSLEPADCIIAATGSAAPGWVQVSGIATDASGFIAVDAHQRSTSHPHIFAAGDVAARTDRPLAHSGVHAVFAGPVLAANLRSLLAGEPPRATYRPRRHSLYLMNTGDGSAIASYGPLFAEGRWVLALKHRIDKGWIAKYAALARAL, encoded by the coding sequence ATGAGCGGACAGACTGCGATAAATGGGGACAAGCCTCCAGCGGCGGTGGTGCTGGTGGGGGGCGGACATGCCCATGTCGCGGTGCTGGCGGACTGGATCGCGGGCGGCATTCCGGCGGGCGCCCGGGCCGTGCTGCTGACGCCGGAGCGGCATCTGCGCTATTCCGGCATGGTTCCGGGCTGGCTGGCGGGGCAGCATGGCAGGGATGACGGGCTGGTCGATCTCGCTGCGCTCACCGTGCGGGCCGGAGTGGAGCTTGTGCTGGATCGCTGCACGGCGCTGGACCCCGAAGCCCGCGAGGTGCGGACGGCGAGTGGCCGCGCAATCGCATTCGACATCGCCTCTTTCGATACCGGCGGCGCGGCGCGGGGCGCGGCGCTGCTGGGGGATGACCCGCGCCTGATCGATATTCGCCCGATTGGCGCGTTTGTTGACCACACTGCCGCGCTTCCGACGCTTGGTCGGGTGGTGGTGGCCGGCGGCGGCGCGGGGGGCGTGGAGCTGGCCTTCGGCCTGCGCAACCGCGCCGGTGCCAGCCCGCCGCCCGAGGTGCTGCTGGTTACCGGCGATGAAGGCGTGCTGCCCGGCTTCGCTGACTCCGTACGGCGCAAGGTGACACGGGCGCTGGCGCGGCAAGGGATCGCGGTGATCGCAGCGAGCGCCCGGTTCGAGGGCGGCGCTATCACGGCAGGCGGACAATCGCTCGAACCTGCGGATTGCATCATCGCCGCCACCGGCAGCGCCGCGCCCGGCTGGGTGCAGGTGAGCGGCATCGCCACCGATGCGTCCGGGTTCATCGCGGTGGACGCGCACCAACGCTCCACATCGCACCCGCACATCTTTGCGGCAGGCGACGTTGCCGCGCGCACCGACCGCCCGCTCGCCCATTCCGGCGTTCATGCGGTGTTTGCCGGGCCGGTGCTTGCCGCCAACCTGCGCAGCCTGCTGGCGGGAGAGCCGCCGCGCGCGACCTACCGTCCGCGCCGGCACAGCCTTTATCTGATGAACACGGGCGACGGCTCCGCGATTGCCAGCTACGGACCGCTCTTTGCCGAGGGGCGATGGGTGCTTGCCCTCAAGCACCGGATCGACAAAGGCTGGATCGCCAAATACGCTGCCCTCGCTCGCGCGTTGTAA
- a CDS encoding ABC transporter ATP-binding protein — protein MAGEGQSYGSQISLVKFFRIFFDILKPEANFYWLAAVYGIGISLLSLATPISVQMLINTIANTALTAPLVMLSLTLFGLLVISSMLYALRVHLLELFARRFYARMVAEMSLISVYAQNPFFGDQKKSPLFNRYFDVVYVQTAIPILFIGGFTTLLQIAVGFVLVSLYHPYFLGFTLVMIALIWVVWLSWGSRALRTGVDLSHAKHATAAWLQTIGGSNGFFKSQRRIDYALDKTDDHTRIYINERKRHFRHLFSQTIAFLLMYAAASAALLGLGGWLVIQNQLTLGQLVAAELVLSAAFFGVAQLGSYLGYFYDLFAAVEEISQFYDVEQEQPKGADPLDGPDHTIVMKGVRGRARDEDAQFDLEIPSGAIIMAAASQHGVQRLFTNLLKMHVLPQGGIATLGGIDMKAIEAHHLRKNVQVLDRPSIVEMTIREYLALSCPEAAPQRMISALETVGLADTIAKLEKGLDTPLASTGYPLSAVELQQLKLANALLEQPRILVLSRLFDLLDPEPIERAVTELRAQAYSTVIYFSNRRIDLGFDRFLYLEANRQRSFASFEDFHEAIRHPAPPPGAPFSKGGA, from the coding sequence ATGGCAGGTGAAGGCCAAAGTTACGGGTCACAGATTTCGCTGGTAAAATTCTTCAGGATTTTCTTTGACATCCTGAAGCCCGAAGCGAATTTCTACTGGCTCGCTGCCGTCTATGGCATCGGCATCAGCCTGCTTTCGCTGGCGACGCCGATTTCGGTGCAGATGCTGATCAACACCATCGCCAACACCGCGCTGACCGCGCCGTTGGTCATGCTGTCGCTCACCCTGTTCGGCCTGCTGGTCATTTCCAGCATGCTCTACGCCTTGCGCGTCCACCTGCTTGAGCTGTTCGCGCGGCGTTTTTACGCACGCATGGTGGCGGAGATGTCGCTGATCTCGGTCTATGCCCAGAACCCGTTCTTCGGCGACCAGAAAAAAAGCCCGCTGTTCAACCGCTATTTCGACGTGGTCTATGTGCAGACCGCGATCCCGATCCTGTTCATCGGCGGCTTCACCACCCTGTTGCAGATTGCGGTCGGGTTTGTGCTGGTCTCGCTCTACCACCCCTATTTCCTCGGCTTCACGCTGGTCATGATCGCGCTGATCTGGGTGGTGTGGCTCAGCTGGGGCAGCCGCGCGCTGCGCACCGGGGTCGATCTCAGCCATGCCAAGCACGCGACCGCCGCCTGGCTTCAGACCATCGGCGGCTCCAACGGCTTCTTCAAGTCGCAGCGCCGGATCGACTACGCGCTCGACAAGACCGACGATCACACCCGCATCTACATCAACGAGCGCAAGCGGCATTTCCGCCATCTGTTCTCGCAGACCATCGCCTTCCTGCTGATGTATGCCGCGGCCAGCGCCGCGCTGCTCGGCCTTGGCGGATGGCTGGTGATCCAGAACCAGCTCACCCTCGGCCAGCTGGTCGCGGCCGAACTGGTGCTGTCGGCGGCGTTCTTCGGCGTGGCGCAGCTCGGCAGCTATCTCGGCTATTTCTACGACCTGTTCGCCGCGGTTGAGGAAATCTCGCAGTTCTACGATGTCGAGCAGGAACAGCCCAAGGGGGCCGATCCGCTCGACGGGCCGGATCACACCATCGTGATGAAAGGCGTGCGCGGCCGCGCGCGGGACGAGGACGCGCAGTTCGATCTGGAAATCCCCAGCGGCGCGATCATCATGGCCGCAGCCAGCCAGCACGGGGTGCAGCGGTTGTTCACCAACCTGCTCAAGATGCACGTCCTGCCGCAGGGCGGGATCGCAACGCTGGGCGGGATCGACATGAAGGCGATCGAAGCACACCACCTGCGCAAGAACGTGCAGGTGCTCGACCGGCCGAGCATCGTCGAGATGACGATCCGCGAATATCTCGCCCTGTCCTGCCCGGAAGCCGCACCGCAGCGGATGATCTCCGCGCTGGAAACGGTGGGGCTGGCGGACACCATCGCCAAGCTGGAAAAGGGCCTCGACACCCCGCTTGCATCGACCGGCTATCCGCTCTCGGCGGTGGAGCTTCAGCAGTTGAAGCTCGCCAACGCGCTGCTCGAACAGCCGCGCATTCTGGTGCTCAGCCGCCTGTTCGACCTGCTCGATCCCGAACCCATCGAACGCGCAGTGACCGAACTGCGCGCACAGGCCTATTCGACCGTGATCTATTTCTCGAACCGCCGCATCGATCTCGGCTTCGACCGTTTCCTGTACCTTGAAGCAAACCGGCAGCGCAGCTTTGCCAGCTTCGAGGATTTCCACGAGGCGATCCGCCACCCTGCCCCGCCGCCGGGCGCACCATTCAGCAAGGGAGGGGCTTGA
- a CDS encoding HlyD family secretion protein, translating to MAIPKQDMAHFTTLASIKTPRVMRAVFFMLLAAIVIVIAFLIYVPWVQTTSGRGVVTTLSPNERKQDINALVPGRIEEWYVRDGSSVKKGDPIVRIADIDPQLIERLQSERRQVELQLQAAKSALATAEIDVRRSRELFEAGLAARRDYELAQIKVAEMQGSVAAAEAELNRADVNISRQSVQIVRAPRDGFIQSLNAGDAATYINAGDVLATFVPDNAVRVVEIFIDGRDVALVRPGDLTRIQFEGWPAVQFSGWPSKAIGTFGGRVITVDQSAQVNGRFRVLIAEDRSDGQAWPEERYVRFGAAVQAWVLLETVPVGYEIWRQLNNFPPELTAAASADSAN from the coding sequence ATGGCGATACCCAAGCAAGACATGGCGCACTTCACCACGCTCGCGTCGATCAAGACGCCGCGGGTGATGCGGGCGGTGTTCTTCATGCTGCTGGCGGCGATCGTGATCGTGATCGCCTTCCTGATCTATGTGCCCTGGGTGCAGACCACATCGGGCCGCGGGGTCGTGACCACGCTCAGCCCGAACGAGCGCAAGCAGGATATCAACGCGCTGGTGCCCGGCCGGATCGAGGAATGGTACGTGCGCGATGGCAGCTCGGTGAAAAAGGGCGATCCGATCGTCCGCATCGCCGACATCGACCCGCAGCTGATCGAACGCCTCCAGTCCGAACGCCGCCAGGTCGAATTGCAATTGCAGGCCGCAAAATCCGCTCTGGCCACGGCCGAGATCGATGTCCGCCGCTCGCGCGAATTGTTCGAGGCGGGGCTCGCCGCGCGGCGCGATTACGAATTGGCGCAGATCAAGGTCGCCGAGATGCAAGGCAGCGTCGCCGCAGCCGAGGCCGAGCTGAACCGTGCCGACGTGAATATCTCGCGCCAGTCGGTGCAGATCGTCCGCGCGCCCCGCGATGGCTTTATCCAGAGCCTCAATGCGGGTGACGCGGCGACCTATATCAATGCCGGCGATGTGCTTGCGACCTTCGTGCCCGACAATGCGGTGCGCGTGGTGGAGATCTTCATCGACGGGCGCGATGTCGCGCTGGTCCGTCCGGGCGACCTGACCCGCATCCAGTTCGAAGGCTGGCCCGCCGTGCAGTTTTCCGGCTGGCCCTCGAAAGCGATCGGGACATTCGGCGGCCGCGTCATCACGGTCGACCAGTCGGCGCAGGTCAATGGCCGCTTCCGCGTGCTGATCGCCGAGGACCGTAGCGACGGACAGGCCTGGCCCGAGGAACGCTATGTCCGCTTCGGCGCGGCGGTACAGGCCTGGGTGCTGCTGGAGACGGTGCCGGTCGGCTACGAAATCTGGCGTCAGCTCAACAATTTCCCGCCCGAGCTGACGGCGGCGGCGAGCGCGGATTCGGCGAACTGA
- a CDS encoding TolC family protein: MPRSLAFLRLGALLGTAAALALAPLAPLAAQDIAPVGDPLDVALKTGPLLPDEVLRSSALTFPSILEAFEREAAARSDQLSADGAFDLMLKGEYYDRLTGFYSGGYGKVEARQALRPYGAEVFGSYRVSDGDFPTYENYNYTNALGEAKVGALFSLLRNRDIDSRRFAIEDTRLAASQARLDVLLVQLNVQHEALRAYWRWVGAGEEIRVFEELLEIAEARQIGLTREVNEGARARIALTENELNLLKRRALLEEAKRNFATASNSLGYYLRGSDGQMVVPTREMLPDLARMKSIAPAEQLAATPTSEIIQSRPELQTFKLALERANNKVALRQNDLQPSLDASVELSRDFGQLGPGGPGFDSTDAVVGLTFSVPLQRRTARGAVQRAEAELRETELRQRRIADQITTEVGNILANLSAALKLSDLAEAEVKQANQMVQAERTRFRLGAGEFFLVNAREETAANAQVSAIRAELAGRLAEASYNAATMNLRALGLE; encoded by the coding sequence ATGCCGCGAAGTCTTGCCTTCCTGCGGCTGGGCGCGCTGCTTGGCACCGCAGCGGCGCTGGCGCTTGCCCCGCTGGCACCGCTCGCGGCGCAGGATATTGCCCCGGTCGGCGATCCGCTCGACGTTGCCCTGAAAACCGGGCCGCTCCTGCCTGACGAGGTGCTGCGGTCCTCCGCGCTCACCTTCCCCTCGATCCTCGAAGCTTTCGAGCGTGAGGCCGCCGCCCGTTCGGACCAGCTATCCGCCGATGGCGCCTTCGACCTGATGCTGAAGGGCGAATATTATGATCGCCTGACCGGCTTCTATTCGGGCGGCTACGGCAAGGTCGAAGCGCGCCAGGCCCTGCGCCCTTATGGCGCCGAAGTGTTCGGATCGTACCGCGTTTCGGACGGGGACTTCCCGACTTACGAGAACTATAACTACACCAACGCGCTGGGCGAGGCGAAGGTCGGTGCGCTGTTCTCGTTGCTGCGCAACCGCGATATCGACAGCCGCCGCTTCGCGATCGAGGACACCCGCCTCGCGGCCAGTCAGGCGCGGCTGGATGTGCTGCTGGTGCAGCTCAACGTCCAGCACGAAGCGCTGCGCGCTTATTGGCGCTGGGTCGGCGCAGGCGAGGAAATCCGCGTCTTCGAGGAACTGCTCGAAATCGCCGAGGCCCGCCAGATCGGCTTGACCCGCGAAGTCAACGAAGGCGCGCGCGCCCGCATCGCGCTGACCGAGAATGAGCTGAACCTGCTCAAACGCCGCGCGCTGCTGGAAGAGGCCAAGCGCAATTTTGCGACCGCCTCCAACAGCCTAGGCTATTACCTGCGCGGATCGGACGGCCAGATGGTTGTCCCCACCCGCGAGATGCTGCCCGATCTCGCGCGCATGAAAAGCATCGCCCCGGCCGAACAGCTTGCTGCCACCCCGACGAGCGAGATTATCCAGAGCCGGCCGGAGCTCCAGACCTTCAAGCTCGCGCTCGAACGCGCGAACAACAAGGTCGCGCTGCGGCAGAATGACCTGCAACCCTCGCTCGATGCGAGCGTCGAGCTGTCGCGCGATTTCGGCCAGCTCGGGCCGGGCGGGCCGGGGTTTGATTCGACCGATGCCGTGGTGGGCCTGACCTTCTCGGTCCCCTTGCAGCGCCGGACCGCGCGCGGCGCAGTGCAGCGTGCCGAGGCCGAACTGCGCGAGACCGAGCTGCGCCAGCGCCGCATTGCCGACCAGATCACCACCGAAGTCGGCAATATCCTCGCCAACCTCTCGGCCGCGCTGAAGCTGTCGGATCTCGCGGAGGCCGAGGTCAAGCAGGCCAACCAGATGGTGCAGGCCGAACGCACCCGGTTCCGGCTGGGCGCGGGGGAATTCTTCCTCGTCAACGCACGCGAGGAAACCGCCGCCAACGCCCAGGTCAGCGCCATTCGCGCCGAACTGGCCGGACGACTGGCCGAAGCCAGCTACAACGCGGCGACGATGAACCTGCGCGCGCTGGGGCTGGAGTAA
- a CDS encoding class I SAM-dependent methyltransferase: protein MTTKLLTGLLAKPGESATDVRCTRGERMFQIAFGAVQWPWLLRSLYGGTQAQKAALLARLGLEADALPHLGSWKADTYLLHRIVDEIETAQPANVVELGSGATSLVIAQALAQNGGGRLHSYDGHAPFVAAMDDWLAEHDLAAAFHHAPLVQRDVRWPGLWYALTEVPGSIDLLVIDGPPWAVHPFARGMAERLFPLIAPGGTVLLDDAARPGERYVAQRWKKAWPDFTFSYEGAGTKGLLVGRRRL from the coding sequence ATGACCACGAAATTGCTGACGGGGCTGCTCGCCAAGCCCGGCGAGAGCGCCACCGATGTGCGCTGCACGCGCGGCGAGCGGATGTTCCAGATCGCATTCGGCGCGGTCCAATGGCCGTGGCTGCTGCGCAGCCTCTATGGCGGCACGCAGGCGCAAAAGGCGGCGCTACTGGCGCGGCTCGGGCTGGAGGCGGACGCGCTGCCGCATCTCGGCAGCTGGAAGGCCGACACTTATCTCCTCCACCGCATCGTCGACGAGATCGAGACCGCGCAGCCCGCCAACGTCGTCGAGCTGGGTTCGGGCGCGACATCGCTGGTGATTGCGCAGGCGCTCGCGCAGAACGGCGGCGGACGGCTCCATTCCTATGATGGCCACGCGCCGTTTGTGGCGGCGATGGACGATTGGCTGGCCGAGCATGATCTTGCCGCCGCCTTCCACCATGCCCCGTTGGTGCAGCGCGATGTGCGCTGGCCAGGGCTGTGGTATGCGCTGACCGAAGTGCCGGGATCGATCGACCTCCTCGTGATCGACGGGCCGCCCTGGGCTGTCCACCCCTTCGCACGCGGCATGGCCGAGCGCCTGTTCCCGCTGATCGCACCGGGCGGCACGGTGCTGCTCGACGACGCGGCGCGCCCGGGAGAGCGTTACGTGGCGCAACGCTGGAAGAAGGCCTGGCCCGACTTTACCTTCAGCTACGAAGGCGCGGGCACCAAGGGTCTGCTGGTCGGCCGCCGCCGCCTCTAG
- a CDS encoding tRNA (cytidine(34)-2'-O)-methyltransferase, producing the protein MSISIVLVQPEIPGNTGSVGRTCVALDMELILIHPLGFEITDTRVKRAGLDYWPHVRLTEYASWDAFIEARAPRPDQLFLFEEFGARSFYDPDYPDDAMLVFGKETTGIPKPIVERHADRLVKLPMRSEVIRSLNLANTVTAAAYQALRGKI; encoded by the coding sequence ATGTCTATTTCCATCGTCCTCGTCCAGCCCGAGATCCCCGGCAACACCGGTTCGGTAGGGCGCACCTGCGTGGCGCTCGATATGGAGCTGATCCTGATCCACCCGCTCGGGTTCGAGATCACTGACACGCGGGTCAAACGCGCGGGGCTCGATTACTGGCCGCATGTGCGTCTGACCGAATATGCCAGCTGGGACGCCTTCATCGAAGCCCGCGCTCCGCGACCCGATCAGCTGTTCCTGTTCGAGGAATTCGGCGCGCGTTCTTTCTACGATCCGGACTATCCGGACGACGCCATGCTGGTGTTCGGGAAGGAGACCACGGGCATCCCCAAACCGATCGTCGAGCGCCACGCCGACCGGCTGGTCAAACTGCCGATGCGTTCGGAGGTGATCCGGTCATTGAACCTCGCCAACACGGTGACGGCGGCGGCCTATCAGGCGCTCAGAGGCAAAATCTAG
- a CDS encoding AraC family transcriptional regulator, whose product MNEAAAENYRKRMARVLDHIDRHPDGDLRLEALAGVAAFSKFHFHRQFAASFGISVQAYVNLSRLKRAAFQLGCRTEMTVIAVALEAGYQTPDSFARSFRKAFGVSPSAFRKNPDWSAWHAAILPQTQARKHAMTLYTSDQVDIVDVAATPVLTLRHDGPPHMLSASIGRFIAWRKANGAGPQRTRTFTIFHADGEGEPQVELACSRLPGLALEEGMGEATIPAGRCARLQLIGPGDDLKDPANWLYREWLPASGEALRDFPLFCERSNFGPGIPEGEMVTDLYLPLA is encoded by the coding sequence ATGAACGAGGCAGCCGCCGAAAACTACCGCAAGCGCATGGCGCGGGTGCTGGATCATATCGACCGGCACCCCGACGGCGACCTGCGGCTGGAGGCACTTGCCGGGGTGGCTGCGTTCAGCAAGTTTCATTTCCATCGCCAGTTCGCCGCCAGCTTCGGCATCTCGGTGCAAGCCTATGTGAACCTCTCGCGCCTCAAGCGCGCGGCGTTCCAGCTTGGCTGCCGCACCGAGATGACGGTGATCGCGGTGGCGTTGGAGGCGGGGTATCAAACCCCGGACTCCTTCGCGCGGAGCTTCCGTAAGGCCTTCGGGGTGAGCCCGTCGGCCTTTCGCAAGAACCCGGACTGGAGCGCGTGGCACGCGGCGATCCTGCCGCAGACACAAGCAAGGAAACATGCCATGACGCTATATACTTCCGATCAGGTCGACATCGTCGATGTCGCCGCCACTCCGGTTCTCACCCTGCGCCACGATGGCCCGCCGCATATGCTCAGCGCCAGCATCGGGCGCTTCATCGCCTGGCGCAAAGCGAATGGCGCGGGGCCGCAGCGCACCCGCACCTTCACCATCTTCCACGCGGATGGCGAGGGTGAGCCGCAGGTCGAGCTTGCCTGCTCGCGCCTCCCCGGCCTCGCCCTCGAAGAGGGAATGGGCGAGGCCACCATCCCCGCCGGACGCTGCGCCCGCTTGCAGCTCATCGGCCCGGGTGACGATCTCAAGGACCCCGCCAATTGGCTCTACCGGGAATGGCTCCCCGCGAGCGGCGAGGCCTTGCGCGATTTCCCGCTGTTCTGCGAGCGGAGCAATTTCGGCCCCGGCATCCCGGAGGGCGAGATGGTGACCGATCTCTACCTGCCTCTGGCCTAA
- a CDS encoding alpha/beta fold hydrolase → MVGSDCAVLYFHGLPGSQAELCSFGPAIAANARHFHVVARTDALVDGDSSGYFSRLAEQIERQFAGVALHLAGFSLGAATALRVALFLGERVARIDLVSPAAPLQLGDFLGGMAGAPVFRAALAGRWPFAALTLVQAQVARLAAQKMAGALMAKAKGEDRALAADPRFIAALAQSLRHSLLEQRDSYQAEIRAYVGDWRADLALMHQPVRIWQGSADDWTPPAMAEALAAALPTRPQVTMLPGCSHFSALRHYLSERAA, encoded by the coding sequence ATGGTAGGTTCCGACTGCGCGGTGCTCTATTTTCACGGCTTGCCGGGATCGCAGGCCGAGCTGTGCAGCTTTGGCCCGGCCATTGCCGCAAACGCCCGGCATTTCCATGTTGTCGCTCGCACCGATGCTTTGGTGGACGGCGATTCTTCGGGTTACTTCAGCAGGCTGGCGGAGCAGATCGAGCGGCAATTTGCGGGGGTGGCGCTGCACCTTGCGGGCTTTTCTCTGGGCGCGGCGACTGCCTTGCGGGTCGCACTCTTTCTGGGCGAGCGGGTGGCGCGGATCGATCTTGTCTCCCCCGCCGCGCCGCTCCAGCTGGGTGACTTTCTGGGCGGGATGGCAGGCGCGCCCGTGTTCCGCGCGGCACTGGCGGGGCGCTGGCCCTTTGCCGCGCTGACGCTGGTGCAGGCGCAAGTTGCGCGGCTGGCAGCGCAAAAGATGGCCGGCGCGCTGATGGCCAAAGCCAAGGGAGAGGACCGCGCGCTCGCCGCCGATCCGCGCTTCATCGCCGCCCTCGCGCAGTCGCTGCGCCACAGCCTGCTGGAGCAGCGCGATTCCTATCAGGCCGAAATCCGCGCCTATGTCGGCGACTGGCGCGCCGATCTCGCGCTCATGCATCAGCCTGTGCGCATCTGGCAGGGGAGCGCGGACGACTGGACCCCGCCCGCCATGGCCGAGGCGCTGGCCGCCGCCCTGCCGACCCGTCCGCAGGTGACGATGCTGCCCGGCTGCTCGCACTTCTCGGCGCTGCGCCACTACCTGAGCGAACGCGCGGCCTGA